The proteins below come from a single Parageobacillus thermoglucosidasius genomic window:
- the nuoI gene encoding NADH-quinone oxidoreductase subunit NuoI: MIGLAKGLAYTLKNLAREKVTYDYPNEPLPLPDRFRGIQKFYPEKCIVCNQCANICPTDCIQLTGKKHPDPAKKGKIIDTYSINFEICILCDLCTEVCPTEAIVMTNNFELAEYSRDDLYKDLAWLDENDTNIRKENKP, translated from the coding sequence ATGATCGGTTTAGCCAAAGGCTTGGCGTATACCTTGAAAAACTTAGCCCGGGAAAAAGTAACGTACGACTATCCGAATGAACCGCTTCCGCTGCCGGATCGGTTTCGCGGCATTCAAAAATTTTATCCGGAAAAGTGCATTGTTTGCAACCAATGCGCCAACATTTGCCCGACCGACTGTATTCAATTGACGGGAAAAAAGCATCCTGATCCGGCGAAAAAAGGAAAGATCATCGATACGTACAGCATTAACTTTGAAATTTGCATTTTATGTGACCTTTGCACCGAAGTATGTCCGACGGAAGCGATCGTCATGACGAACAATTTTGAACTGGCGGAATATAGCCGCGATGATCTTTATAAAGATTTAGCGTGGCTCGATGAAAACGACACAAACATCCGAAAGGAGAATAAGCCGTGA
- a CDS encoding NADH-quinone oxidoreductase subunit J, producing MSGEYLAFLTLALAAIIGGVLMLNLSKVVHMVTALVFTFISIAGLYVLLSAEFVAAVQVLIYSGAITIIMLFGIMLTRHREEDKENTTTGGFWRKTATAIAVFAFGAAVYLGVYQLDFGEKAERLHEKNTEQIGVALYSHYIIPFEITAVILLVALVGAIILAKKDDREAQKK from the coding sequence GTGAGCGGAGAGTATCTCGCCTTTTTAACGCTCGCTCTTGCCGCGATCATCGGCGGCGTGTTGATGCTGAATTTGTCGAAAGTCGTTCACATGGTGACCGCGCTTGTGTTCACATTCATTAGCATCGCAGGGCTTTACGTGCTGTTATCGGCGGAGTTTGTCGCTGCTGTGCAAGTGCTTATTTACTCTGGCGCCATTACGATTATTATGCTATTTGGCATTATGTTGACACGCCATCGCGAGGAAGACAAAGAAAACACGACAACGGGGGGATTTTGGCGGAAAACGGCGACCGCCATCGCCGTCTTTGCTTTTGGCGCTGCTGTTTATCTCGGCGTTTACCAGCTTGATTTTGGCGAGAAAGCCGAGCGCCTTCATGAAAAAAACACGGAACAAATCGGAGTTGCGTTATATTCTCATTATATCATTCCGTTTGAGATTACAGCGGTGATTTTACTTGTGGCGCTTGTCGGCGCGATTATATTAGCGAAAAAGGACGACAGGGAGGCGCAGAAAAAATGA
- the nuoK gene encoding NADH-quinone oxidoreductase subunit NuoK, whose translation MSSVPLSAYLVLALILFCIGLYGALTKRNIVVVLICIELMLNAVNINLVAFAKYGAHPGIAGQVFALFTIAVAAAEAAVGLAVLIALYRNRKTVHIDEIDSMKH comes from the coding sequence ATGAGTTCTGTTCCACTATCCGCGTATCTCGTGTTGGCGCTCATCCTGTTTTGCATCGGGCTGTACGGTGCGCTGACAAAGCGAAACATCGTCGTTGTGCTCATTTGCATTGAATTAATGCTGAATGCCGTTAATATTAATTTAGTTGCTTTTGCGAAATACGGGGCTCATCCCGGCATTGCCGGACAAGTTTTCGCCCTGTTTACCATCGCGGTTGCAGCTGCCGAAGCGGCGGTTGGGCTCGCGGTTTTAATAGCACTTTATCGCAACCGCAAAACCGTTCACATTGATGAAATCGATTCGATGAAACATTAG
- the nuoL gene encoding NADH-quinone oxidoreductase subunit L gives MMEMAWIVPLFPLLSFFILLLAGKKMKEASAYVGMLATFVSFLAACAVLVDRIGASTYKAEQVWLTAGRAKWTVGFEVTALNAWMLVVVSLVSFLVHMYAKGYMRGDERFSVFYAYLGLFTFAMLGLVLSPNLLQTYMFWELVGLGSFLLIGFYFYKEEAKAAAKKAFIMTRVGDVGFFIGMILLFSQVGSFEYEDIFKAVQDGTLSPALATLTAVLIFIGAVGKSGQFPLHTWLPDAMAGPTPVSALIHAATMVAAGVYLVAALFPLFEASAVAMRTVAVVGGFTAIFAASIALVQTDIKRVLAYSTVSQLGYMMLALGSGSDVAAIFHLTTHAFFKALLFLAAGSVIHAVGTQDIEKMGGLWRKMPLTAAMFLVGALAISGVPFLSGFFSKDEILAAAWTHGYGGLFWIAVAASFFTAFYMFRLFFLVFGGKERHDVKDVHESPAVMMLPMLVLAVLAVVSGYIHTPWFGTFLGDWLTDGGYAHEATPVWIMIVAAIVSMLGIFLAWLMYGKRSLARDWLSSRVPFMYSMLWNKYYIDEFYAWTVGCAVNAISRLCYYADRFVIEGIASLIAAAVNTAASFGARVQNGQVQTYGAVAFIGLALLVVILAFTGGYL, from the coding sequence ATGATGGAAATGGCTTGGATCGTGCCGCTTTTTCCACTACTTTCTTTTTTTATATTATTGCTCGCAGGGAAAAAAATGAAAGAGGCGAGCGCTTATGTCGGCATGCTGGCGACGTTCGTTTCTTTCCTTGCCGCCTGTGCTGTACTGGTTGACCGCATTGGCGCGTCGACTTACAAGGCAGAACAAGTATGGCTTACGGCCGGCCGCGCGAAATGGACCGTCGGCTTTGAAGTGACGGCGCTAAATGCGTGGATGCTTGTCGTCGTGTCTCTCGTCAGCTTTCTAGTACATATGTATGCTAAAGGATATATGCGCGGTGACGAGCGCTTCTCCGTTTTTTACGCGTATTTGGGGCTGTTCACTTTCGCGATGCTCGGCCTTGTCCTTTCGCCGAACTTATTGCAGACGTATATGTTTTGGGAACTCGTCGGTCTTGGCTCGTTTCTCTTAATCGGGTTTTATTTCTATAAAGAAGAAGCGAAAGCGGCTGCGAAAAAAGCGTTTATTATGACGCGCGTCGGCGATGTCGGCTTCTTTATCGGCATGATTCTATTATTCTCGCAAGTCGGCAGTTTCGAATATGAGGATATTTTCAAGGCGGTGCAAGACGGGACGCTTTCACCGGCGCTGGCGACGTTAACGGCGGTTCTCATTTTCATAGGAGCAGTCGGGAAATCCGGACAGTTTCCGCTCCATACGTGGCTTCCGGATGCGATGGCAGGCCCGACGCCGGTTTCGGCGCTTATTCACGCTGCGACGATGGTGGCCGCAGGGGTTTATTTAGTGGCTGCGCTGTTCCCGTTGTTTGAAGCGAGCGCAGTGGCAATGCGGACCGTCGCTGTTGTCGGAGGATTCACCGCCATTTTCGCTGCCTCCATCGCTCTTGTGCAAACCGATATAAAGCGTGTGCTTGCTTATTCAACGGTGAGCCAGCTCGGCTACATGATGCTTGCGCTCGGTTCGGGTAGCGATGTGGCGGCAATCTTCCATTTAACGACACACGCGTTTTTTAAAGCGCTCTTGTTTTTGGCGGCGGGAAGCGTCATCCATGCCGTCGGTACGCAGGACATTGAAAAAATGGGCGGGCTTTGGCGGAAAATGCCGCTTACCGCGGCGATGTTCTTGGTCGGAGCGTTGGCAATCAGCGGAGTTCCGTTCTTATCGGGATTTTTTAGCAAAGATGAAATTCTCGCCGCTGCTTGGACGCATGGATATGGCGGCTTATTCTGGATTGCGGTTGCTGCTTCGTTTTTCACCGCGTTTTACATGTTCCGTCTCTTTTTCCTCGTCTTTGGCGGCAAGGAGCGGCATGATGTGAAAGATGTCCATGAATCGCCGGCAGTCATGATGCTGCCGATGCTCGTTTTGGCTGTGCTTGCCGTTGTCTCCGGATACATTCATACCCCTTGGTTTGGGACATTTCTTGGTGATTGGCTGACAGATGGCGGTTACGCCCATGAAGCAACGCCCGTCTGGATCATGATTGTCGCAGCTATTGTCTCCATGCTCGGCATTTTCTTGGCATGGCTGATGTACGGGAAACGCTCGCTTGCGCGGGACTGGCTCAGTTCGCGTGTTCCGTTTATGTACAGCATGTTATGGAACAAATATTATATCGATGAGTTTTATGCATGGACAGTGGGCTGCGCGGTGAATGCCATCAGCCGGTTATGCTATTATGCGGACCGTTTTGTCATCGAGGGGATCGCCAGCTTGATCGCCGCGGCAGTTAACACGGCCGCATCGTTCGGGGCCCGCGTGCAAAACGGGCAAGTGCAGACGTACGGCGCAGTGGCATTTATCGGCCTTGCGCTTCTTGTCGTCATTCTCGCGTTCACAGGGGGGTACTTATAA
- a CDS encoding NADH-quinone oxidoreductase subunit M, with protein sequence MNGPYFLSLLVFSPLLGILLLALTPKTQERTIKWLGFLSTLPSLILSLFAFCQYLRGYRLEHLTEKRGWVRFADFPFLTESTFVVRYELNIDGISLVMIVLTSLLAALAAVASIHIKKEWKGYFMLFLLLEIGMLGVFAAGNMVLFFIFLEMTLVAMFFLIGKWGGFERERAAYSYLLYNGVGSAVLLMVIAILFARAGTSNMELLKEMLHNPAVRAQLIAPISDDLRFSLFLALLIAFGIKLPIVPFHRWILRVHVQAPPAIVMLHSGVLLKIGAYGLIRFAIGLFPDQFRDFAFIIAILGVVNLLYGAFLAFIQNDFKMVLAYSSVSHMGIVLIGLGALNEAGMQGAIFQAVSHGLISALLFLLVSILFERTNTTEMDRLGGLAKAMPLTAGSLLAGALASLGLPGMSGFVSEFTAFFGLFQTAPAVAAAGTLGIIMTAVYLLRAVLNITFGTSKSGGAQAFDMSLTEAVPVFVLLALIIMIGVYPRILAEPLQAAIKMMMNGLGA encoded by the coding sequence ATGAATGGGCCGTATTTTCTCTCGCTTCTTGTTTTCTCCCCGTTGCTCGGCATTCTTTTGCTTGCGTTAACACCAAAGACGCAAGAGCGGACGATAAAATGGCTCGGCTTTTTATCGACGCTGCCATCGCTGATTTTATCGCTATTTGCCTTTTGCCAGTATTTGCGGGGCTACCGTCTCGAGCATTTAACGGAAAAGCGCGGCTGGGTCCGCTTCGCCGATTTTCCGTTTTTGACGGAGTCCACATTTGTGGTGCGATACGAGTTGAACATCGACGGCATTTCGCTCGTCATGATCGTGCTCACGTCACTGTTGGCGGCGCTTGCCGCGGTCGCTTCCATTCACATAAAAAAAGAATGGAAAGGTTATTTTATGTTGTTTCTCCTGTTAGAAATCGGCATGCTTGGCGTATTTGCGGCGGGAAATATGGTTTTGTTCTTTATCTTTTTGGAAATGACGCTCGTGGCGATGTTCTTTTTAATTGGAAAATGGGGCGGGTTTGAACGGGAACGCGCCGCGTACAGCTATTTGCTTTACAACGGGGTCGGGTCCGCGGTGTTGCTTATGGTCATTGCCATTTTATTCGCCCGCGCCGGGACATCGAATATGGAGCTGTTGAAAGAAATGCTCCATAACCCGGCGGTCAGGGCGCAGCTCATCGCGCCGATTTCAGACGATTTGCGCTTCTCGTTGTTTCTCGCTTTATTGATCGCGTTTGGGATTAAGCTGCCGATCGTTCCGTTTCACCGCTGGATTTTGCGCGTGCATGTCCAAGCGCCGCCAGCAATTGTCATGCTGCACTCCGGTGTATTGTTGAAAATCGGAGCATATGGTTTGATCCGGTTTGCCATCGGGCTATTTCCGGACCAATTTCGTGATTTCGCGTTCATAATCGCGATTTTAGGGGTTGTCAACTTATTGTATGGGGCGTTTTTAGCGTTCATCCAAAATGACTTTAAAATGGTGCTCGCATACTCGAGCGTTTCCCATATGGGAATTGTGCTGATCGGATTAGGGGCGCTCAATGAAGCGGGGATGCAAGGCGCAATTTTCCAGGCTGTTTCCCACGGGTTGATTTCGGCATTGCTGTTCCTGCTTGTCAGCATTTTGTTTGAACGAACCAATACGACGGAGATGGACCGTTTAGGAGGGCTGGCGAAAGCGATGCCGCTGACAGCGGGGAGCTTGTTGGCGGGGGCGCTGGCGTCGCTCGGCTTGCCGGGAATGTCTGGGTTTGTGAGCGAATTTACCGCGTTTTTCGGACTGTTTCAAACCGCGCCGGCCGTCGCGGCAGCTGGTACGCTCGGCATTATTATGACCGCAGTTTACTTGCTGCGCGCCGTTTTGAACATAACGTTTGGCACCTCCAAGAGCGGCGGCGCGCAAGCGTTCGATATGAGCCTGACAGAAGCCGTTCCGGTGTTCGTGCTGCTCGCGTTGATCATCATGATCGGGGTATATCCGCGTATTTTAGCAGAGCCATTGCAAGCGGCGATAAAAATGATGATGAATGGGTTAGGAGCGTGA
- the nuoN gene encoding NADH-quinone oxidoreductase subunit NuoN, whose amino-acid sequence MSMQTLMQYEWSVMTPEWIIAGTALILSLVDLLMPDDKDRRPLAWIAFVGVAIALIAVIGLIPAKTTAILHDTFRLDGFGKAFKLLLLVGGALSLLLAFDYRPKEGLKHRGEFSYLLLCALLGAMIVTSSGDFITLFVGLELLSLSSYILAGMRKTSVQANEAALKYVINGGISTAITLFGMSYIFGLTGTTNIKEIAVEVQKLADGGYQYILALAFLLLLVGLAFKISAVPFHMWAPDVYQGAPTPVTAFLSVVSKTAGFALILRLFITIFAAAPARGKDPASMLLSMQEYIAFLAGATMIIGNIVALKQRSTKRLLAYSSIAHAGYVLVGFAAMSWVMLDSIWFYLLAYLLMNLGMFAVLQRMSDEADADDISLFAGLYQRSPLLAVAMGVFLLSLAGIPGTAGFIAKWNIFFGALMTEPGHYVLAAVMIATTVISYVYYFGIFIQIFFRPAAEASSLKLPIGLALVVAVCALGTLLFGIVPELAYHFLGQFEHFGDFLQ is encoded by the coding sequence ATGAGCATGCAAACGTTAATGCAATATGAATGGAGCGTGATGACGCCGGAGTGGATCATTGCTGGAACGGCGCTCATTCTCTCGCTTGTCGACTTGTTGATGCCAGATGATAAAGACCGCCGTCCGCTTGCATGGATCGCCTTTGTCGGAGTGGCCATCGCTTTGATCGCGGTAATCGGGCTCATTCCCGCGAAGACAACGGCGATTTTGCACGATACGTTCCGCTTGGATGGGTTTGGCAAAGCCTTTAAGCTGCTTTTATTAGTAGGAGGAGCGCTTTCGCTGTTGCTTGCGTTTGATTACCGCCCGAAAGAAGGATTGAAGCACCGCGGCGAATTTTCCTATCTATTGCTCTGCGCGCTGCTCGGGGCGATGATCGTCACATCAAGCGGCGACTTCATCACTTTATTTGTCGGGCTAGAGTTATTATCGCTTTCCTCCTACATCTTGGCAGGGATGCGGAAAACATCGGTGCAGGCGAACGAAGCAGCGCTGAAATATGTCATTAACGGCGGCATTTCGACAGCGATTACGCTGTTTGGGATGAGCTATATTTTCGGATTGACAGGCACGACGAATATAAAAGAAATCGCTGTGGAAGTGCAGAAGCTGGCCGATGGCGGATACCAGTATATTTTGGCGCTCGCTTTCTTGCTGCTTTTGGTCGGTTTAGCGTTTAAAATTTCGGCCGTTCCGTTCCATATGTGGGCGCCGGACGTCTATCAAGGGGCGCCAACTCCGGTTACCGCATTTTTAAGCGTCGTTTCCAAAACGGCGGGCTTTGCGCTCATCTTGCGGCTGTTTATCACGATTTTTGCCGCAGCGCCGGCGCGTGGAAAAGATCCGGCATCGATGTTATTGTCGATGCAAGAGTATATCGCCTTTTTAGCCGGCGCGACGATGATCATCGGAAATATCGTTGCCTTAAAGCAGCGGAGCACAAAGCGGCTGCTGGCCTATTCCAGCATCGCCCACGCTGGGTACGTTCTTGTCGGGTTCGCCGCGATGTCATGGGTGATGCTCGATTCGATTTGGTTTTATTTGCTGGCATATTTGCTGATGAATCTTGGCATGTTTGCGGTATTGCAGCGAATGTCTGATGAAGCTGATGCTGACGATATCAGCCTTTTCGCCGGCCTTTATCAGCGCAGCCCGCTTCTTGCCGTCGCGATGGGAGTTTTCTTGCTTTCGCTTGCCGGCATTCCAGGTACGGCCGGGTTCATCGCCAAATGGAACATTTTCTTTGGAGCGCTTATGACGGAGCCGGGCCATTATGTGCTTGCGGCAGTGATGATCGCCACAACCGTTATATCATATGTGTACTATTTCGGCATTTTTATACAAATTTTTTTCCGTCCTGCCGCTGAGGCGTCATCGTTGAAACTGCCGATCGGATTGGCGCTCGTGGTCGCCGTTTGCGCGCTTGGAACGCTGCTGTTCGGCATTGTTCCAGAGCTGGCTTATCATTTTCTTGGACAATTTGAGCATTTTGGCGATTTCCTGCAATAA
- a CDS encoding DUF1146 family protein, with amino-acid sequence MMPMLGQQALVSIIVHLVFIAITWWTLQGVRLEAILRPNRVFQGRLLYILLTIVIGSTVANFFLDYLSWSRQLPFLFGGE; translated from the coding sequence ATGATGCCCATGTTAGGCCAACAGGCGCTAGTCAGCATCATTGTCCATCTCGTGTTTATCGCGATAACGTGGTGGACGCTGCAAGGAGTGCGGCTCGAGGCGATATTAAGGCCAAACCGCGTATTTCAAGGCCGGCTGCTTTACATTTTATTAACGATCGTGATCGGTTCGACGGTCGCCAACTTTTTTCTCGACTATCTCTCATGGTCAAGGCAGCTTCCGTTTCTGTTTGGCGGCGAGTAA
- a CDS encoding YwmB family TATA-box binding protein: MIIGTCRYSSGEAAGNESLRPLRTAAHIFQNNGIETKQWTVYTREYSRQIQNDAAFFKKLDELKRENRAFRWALEENHHMKKATGIYKHPFFQEKIQLIMTATKDKPQTYILYEAKGQHWSEKKWEEAEKAIERTSKQLFVKQPTFFTCMNGEFSGNMKGGLFHNALHLLREFQATPVESLREDSLVSLSAYTEQWENILPTNDHPMNIQLALRERLGGKTSIVVGTPIITIEY, from the coding sequence ATGATCATCGGGACGTGCCGGTATTCATCCGGGGAAGCGGCGGGGAACGAGTCGCTCCGGCCATTGCGAACGGCCGCGCACATTTTTCAAAACAATGGAATCGAGACGAAACAATGGACTGTTTACACAAGAGAGTATTCCCGGCAAATTCAAAATGATGCAGCCTTTTTCAAAAAGCTGGATGAACTGAAGAGGGAGAACCGCGCTTTTCGCTGGGCTTTGGAGGAAAACCACCATATGAAAAAAGCAACGGGCATATATAAACATCCCTTTTTTCAAGAAAAAATCCAACTGATCATGACCGCCACAAAAGATAAGCCCCAAACGTATATCCTCTATGAGGCCAAAGGACAACATTGGAGCGAAAAGAAATGGGAAGAAGCGGAGAAAGCGATAGAGAGAACATCAAAGCAATTATTTGTGAAACAGCCTACATTTTTCACTTGTATGAATGGGGAATTCAGTGGTAATATGAAAGGTGGTTTGTTCCATAATGCTTTACATCTTTTACGTGAATTTCAAGCAACTCCAGTCGAGTCATTACGGGAAGATTCACTCGTTTCCTTGTCTGCATATACTGAGCAGTGGGAAAACATTCTTCCAACCAACGATCATCCAATGAACATCCAACTTGCATTGCGAGAAAGATTGGGCGGGAAAACCTCTATCGTCGTAGGAACCCCAATCATTACGATTGAATATTAA
- the murA gene encoding UDP-N-acetylglucosamine 1-carboxyvinyltransferase gives MEKIIVRGGKRLSGTVKVEGAKNAVLPVIAATLLASKGKSIIHDVPALSDVYTISEVLRYLGADVKREGNTITVDASQDLKLEAPFEYVRKMRASVLVMGSLLARNGRARVALPGGCAIGSRPIDQHLKGFEAMGASVKVGNGFIDAEVKGKLRGAKIYLDFPSVGATENIMMAAVLAEGTTVIENCAKEPEIVDLANFLNAMGAKVRGAGTGTIRIEGVDELTGTTHTVIPDRIEAGTFMVAAAITGGNVFIQGAVPEHLSSLIAKMEEMGVTIIEEENGLRVIGPEKLKAVDIKTMPYPGFPTDMQSQMMALLLKAEGTSMVTETVFENRFMHVEEFRRMNADIKIEGRSVIINGPCNLQGAEVAATDLRAAAALILAGLAAEGYTRVTELRHLDRGYVRFHEKLAALGADIVRVNDESETAVESVKVKDLNI, from the coding sequence TTGGAAAAGATCATCGTCCGTGGCGGAAAACGGTTGAGCGGCACCGTGAAAGTGGAAGGAGCGAAAAATGCCGTTTTGCCTGTAATCGCCGCAACGCTATTAGCCAGTAAAGGAAAAAGTATTATTCATGATGTGCCTGCTCTTTCCGATGTATATACAATCAGCGAAGTGTTGCGCTATTTAGGTGCAGATGTAAAAAGAGAAGGAAATACCATCACTGTCGACGCGTCACAAGATTTAAAGCTGGAAGCGCCGTTTGAATATGTGCGAAAAATGCGGGCTTCCGTTCTTGTGATGGGGTCGCTGCTTGCCCGGAACGGCCGAGCCCGCGTCGCGCTGCCTGGAGGCTGTGCGATCGGTTCGCGCCCGATTGACCAGCATTTAAAAGGATTTGAAGCGATGGGTGCCTCCGTGAAAGTCGGCAACGGATTTATTGACGCCGAGGTAAAAGGAAAATTGCGCGGCGCGAAAATTTATTTAGATTTTCCTAGCGTTGGAGCAACGGAAAATATTATGATGGCGGCGGTTTTGGCGGAAGGCACCACCGTCATTGAAAATTGCGCGAAAGAACCGGAAATCGTCGATTTAGCCAACTTTTTAAACGCGATGGGGGCGAAAGTGCGCGGGGCTGGGACCGGCACGATTCGCATCGAAGGAGTAGATGAGTTAACCGGAACCACTCATACTGTCATTCCTGATCGCATTGAAGCAGGCACGTTTATGGTCGCGGCGGCCATTACGGGAGGAAATGTCTTCATACAAGGTGCTGTTCCTGAACATTTAAGTTCTTTGATTGCCAAAATGGAAGAAATGGGTGTCACCATTATCGAAGAAGAAAACGGATTGCGGGTCATCGGCCCGGAAAAATTAAAAGCGGTGGATATAAAAACGATGCCGTATCCAGGGTTTCCGACTGATATGCAATCACAAATGATGGCGCTGTTGTTAAAAGCGGAAGGAACGAGCATGGTGACAGAGACGGTGTTTGAAAACCGTTTTATGCATGTCGAGGAATTTCGCCGCATGAACGCGGATATAAAAATTGAGGGCCGTTCTGTCATTATTAACGGTCCTTGTAATTTGCAAGGCGCGGAAGTGGCCGCGACGGATTTGCGGGCCGCGGCGGCGTTGATTTTAGCTGGCTTGGCGGCGGAAGGCTACACGCGCGTGACCGAACTCAGACATCTCGACCGCGGATATGTCCGCTTTCATGAAAAATTGGCGGCGCTCGGTGCTGACATTGTGCGCGTCAATGACGAAAGCGAAACGGCGGTGGAGAGTGTTAAAGTGAAAGATCTCAACATATAA
- a CDS encoding IS200/IS605 family accessory protein TnpB-related protein → MRANKRNNIIGETVRDVYDWLLQENVGAVAIENIQLRQQHDTDKRFNRLTHHFKKKKLTETILRRGLRPGFCIKKVNPAYTSVIGRFKYMKKYGLSVHESAAFVIGRRGLGYREQLPKELIHIIKTKVKRHLIAVLGSMEESYKQSKSGKKQRQYIAMMLYKIENFKQEHEWSLWNILHKCCWLNQYQIQLKEG, encoded by the coding sequence GTGCGGGCGAATAAACGAAACAACATCATTGGTGAAACAGTGCGCGATGTGTACGATTGGTTGCTTCAAGAAAATGTGGGCGCAGTGGCCATCGAAAACATTCAACTAAGACAGCAGCACGATACGGACAAACGATTCAATCGCTTGACACACCATTTCAAAAAGAAAAAGCTGACAGAAACAATCCTTCGTCGGGGCTTAAGACCGGGCTTTTGTATCAAAAAGGTGAATCCGGCATACACAAGCGTCATCGGGCGGTTCAAGTATATGAAAAAGTATGGGTTATCCGTCCATGAAAGTGCCGCATTTGTCATTGGCAGACGGGGATTAGGGTATCGTGAACAGTTGCCAAAAGAACTCATTCACATCATAAAAACGAAAGTGAAGCGCCATTTGATTGCTGTGTTAGGGTCGATGGAAGAATCCTACAAGCAATCGAAAAGCGGCAAGAAACAACGCCAATATATCGCGATGATGTTATACAAAATCGAGAATTTCAAACAAGAGCATGAATGGTCATTATGGAACATATTGCACAAATGTTGTTGGCTGAACCAGTACCAAATTCAACTAAAGGAGGGGTAG
- the spoIID gene encoding stage II sporulation protein D, giving the protein MKRMKPLIALFSFLFVVVLLIPTVLVVPFNDRETGNLAEELRERGAAQSAKATENGPDVEVAVYRSKERRIEQIPLEQYVVGVVAAEMPAEFEIEALKAQALTARTYIVKQLLNDQPISIPKGANVTDTVMHQVYYSNDELKRLWGSDYKWKIKKVTEAVEATRGQILTYSNQPIEASFFSTSNGFTENSEAYWENEFPYLKSVASPWDEQSPKFYHRKVMPVAEFERKLGIHLPKDGSVGVILSRTPGKRVNMVEINGKKIKGREVREKLGLTSTDFSWVRKGDEIIITTKGYGHGVGMSQYGANFMAKQGKTYDQIVKYYYRGVEISSATAFLNQLTVKK; this is encoded by the coding sequence ATGAAACGGATGAAACCACTTATCGCGCTTTTTTCTTTTTTATTTGTCGTCGTATTGCTCATTCCAACGGTATTAGTTGTTCCCTTCAACGACCGAGAAACGGGGAATTTGGCTGAAGAGCTTCGCGAGCGGGGGGCAGCGCAAAGCGCAAAAGCGACGGAAAACGGACCGGATGTGGAAGTGGCGGTATACCGCAGTAAAGAAAGGAGGATCGAGCAAATTCCGCTCGAACAATATGTCGTCGGCGTCGTCGCAGCGGAAATGCCGGCCGAATTTGAGATAGAAGCATTAAAAGCACAAGCGCTTACCGCCAGAACATACATTGTCAAACAATTATTAAACGATCAGCCAATCAGCATTCCAAAAGGGGCGAATGTAACCGATACCGTCATGCATCAAGTGTACTATAGCAATGATGAATTGAAACGTCTGTGGGGCAGCGACTATAAATGGAAAATAAAGAAGGTAACGGAAGCGGTGGAGGCGACACGCGGGCAAATTTTAACATACAGCAACCAGCCGATTGAAGCGTCGTTTTTTTCGACAAGCAACGGTTTTACCGAAAATTCCGAAGCGTATTGGGAAAACGAATTCCCGTATTTGAAAAGTGTCGCTAGCCCGTGGGATGAACAATCACCGAAATTTTACCACCGAAAAGTGATGCCGGTCGCTGAATTTGAACGAAAGCTGGGCATTCATCTTCCTAAAGACGGTTCTGTCGGTGTCATTCTGTCACGCACGCCGGGAAAACGCGTCAATATGGTGGAGATTAACGGGAAAAAAATAAAAGGAAGGGAAGTGCGTGAAAAATTAGGCTTAACATCAACCGATTTTTCATGGGTGCGGAAAGGCGATGAGATCATCATTACGACGAAAGGATACGGGCATGGCGTCGGCATGAGCCAATACGGGGCCAATTTTATGGCGAAACAAGGGAAGACGTATGACCAAATCGTCAAGTATTATTACCGGGGTGTCGAGATTTCCTCTGCGACCGCTTTTTTAAACCAGCTGACCGTGAAAAAATAG